attaaaacttaatttttatttactattatttattttatttaaaacttaatttttatttgttatttatttattttattaaaacttaatttttatttattttattttaaacttaatttttgtttaatattatttatttattttctagcttactttttttattttacttaaattaaatttttttacttgcggttttattttattttatttattaactttttatttacattagtataattagtttatttttaattatttttttatttttaatttatttccttttttattttttattttattttactttattttaatttgtttcatttaattttcttgatttgttttttattttaatatatttcaacttattttaattaaatactaattttgtgttataattttgaatattagattaaattttattttagttattatttattttcatttgtattattatttaatttagtttaattattttatttgaaattatttatttaatttcttttatttatatatttttcattgttttttattttttaattttatttaattttattaaatttttttattttaatatatttcgacttattttaattaaatactaattttatgttcaatttttgtttattaaattaaatttattttattttactttagtttaattaatttttaattttattttttcatttcattttatttatttatttttttatttaaacttttatggTTATTTGCattatcttaattttattattttaaattatttgtttattttgtagttaatgttttttttgctttattgaatttatttttatttaatttatttaatttttacttaaatatatttcgacttatttaaattaaatattaattttgtggtatatttttgtttatgaacTAAATCTTattctaattattatttatttttattattattaaattcagtttaattattttatttgaaattatatatttatttaattttttttatttatatatttttaattttttttttcatattcatttattttttttttcatttccatttattattatttgtttttttgttaatacaaTTATTCAAtacaatatttcaattaaataataattttatattatgtttttgtttattaaattaaattttgttgtattttaaatattacttttttatttattttattattatctcttttattattatttactttagtttcattattttgtttgaaattatttatttgcttttttaatttattttattttatttttttacttaattattattttttttttgtgtttctttttgttatattaatatattttgacctattttaattaaatactaatttagtgttatatttttgtttggaaattaagctttatttttattattatttactttggtttgatttttttatttattttagtttactttgttttacttttttgttttattttatttcattttatgtatattttttttattttaatacaattcggcttattttaattaaatactaattttgtgctatatttttgtttattaaattaaattttattttaattgttatttattttaatttttattactatttacattagttttattatattattttaagttatttattttttaatttaatttagtattttttatttttttactttatttttttcatgtaatttttttaaatatattttgacttatcttaattaataaatgtttgCCTATTATCTTTTTATTCAGTCAATTAAAGtacatttaattataatttcctatattaattttcttttattttatgtatggcTTTCAACGAACTTCTACGTAACATATTTTAATTTCCCCTTTCTTCTCCCGCCCAGTCACGGCTGCCTGGAAACAGCCCATACCCGGCTGGACAATTTCCAAGAATGGCCCACAAGGCTTCTTCATGGGCGCGTCTCGTGGCATTTTGCGCCGTTTGCCTTTGGATCCGACTATCATCATGGATTACATACCTGTCGATGTGGTGGTGAATGCAATTATCGCAACCGGTTACTATGTAAATGCGCTCAAGTAAGTAAAGTTTGTTTAACTAAAAGTGGAAACACTTCTAGAAGAGGCAAAATCACTGCCTATTAAATAAAGCCGGcagtaaaataagaaatagcTAAAAAGCGGTCACGCAACTATTTGCACTTCTCTATAGCTTGatttttacacacacacaaacagtttagggtgcatacatacatattcagatTTACgcagtgtgttttttttttgtttactttgtaaATTCTTCAGTAATTTCATGTCAATTAAGAGTCAGATATtgctaaaaatattacaatttgcTTAACACCTTTGAATGCGCTCTGCAACACGCTAATTATTGCATAGCATATACAAAAATAGCATATATAAATACTCACTTACTACtcgcataacattttttttcttatttttatttcatgtaaatattataaaattagtaaGTTTATTCCCCTCcacattattttgttgttgttttaacgtGCATGCATTTCCATCACTCGCGCCTAAAAGCATGCAATATCTTGTGCACACATATTCACCATCTTCTATTATTGCGCTAGTGCTGTGGTGGGTTTAGCAAACGCATAGTGTCTCACTAAGTTCAATATATGACAGAGTTATGGTTTAGCTCAGCTTGTTAAGGTGTACGGacaaattatttacattgtGCGCATGTTCGAAACCCAGAACAAGCAGTAGTAGTTAGATTATTATTTGATTGCAGAAATTTATTAAGTAAGGTTTTATAATTGTAAGGCCACTCTCTTTGGCCGGATTTATCCTCATTTGGGAAAGTCCGTTTATGCGAGAGTAGGTAGATTAAAAGATGGAGGGAATTACGCCTTCGGTGCCCAAAACGGTTATAAATCCGTGGGATAAACGATCATCCTTGTTTCCcgccacattatttttttttgtttttaagaatacgataagaataaaaataagggGGTATATGTAAATAGGATAAATTACCTCAATATAAGCAAGCAAAATACTCTTTAACtgattttcaattgaaaataagCTCCTTTcagattttattgcattttgatttgttctgttagtttaatatttttttctttcattttgttgttgttgtagcagcaaaaccattccccatacatgtgcGGGAAGttctgctggagtgacagtccttggccgaatatatagtaaatccgggtcgttccgttaACGTAGAACGGACTGtcctttttttgttcttttagtttaataatttttttttggtcttttagtttaattattattatttttttttttttgctttaatttcacAATTCCTTTTATTTCCTTCTtattaaattactattttttctttattttcagaGTCAAAAACGCCGGCAAGCCAGCTGAGTTACAAATCTTCCATCTTACGTCCAGCACCTACAAGCCATTCCGCTTCGAGTTCttaatcaataaaattaatgcatTCCTTCACGAATATCCTTTGGTTTCAGCTGTTTGGTGATTTcccctattattattattttctttttccttttcacTAACTAAATAATTGTTCTCTGGCAGGTATCCAAATCTAAAGCTTGTCAAGAGTCTATTCCTCTTTCGCTTGGGCGCTATACTTTTCCATTTTATACCCGGCTTCTTTTTGGATTTGGTCACTAAGCTAAGCGGCGGCAGACCTATGTAAGTATAATGGCCCATTTTAAACCGtgcatttttcatttacttttatttttacttcttcgCCTCAGCCTCATTCGCCTGCACAAGAGCGTGTGGAATTCATTGAATACTTTAGAGAAGTTCATTTTCACCGAATGGCATTATGACAGCAAACATACGTTGGCACTTTCGAAGCAAATGGATCCACGCGAtcgtgaaatatttttcatagacATTGGCGATCTGGCTTGGGATGATTACTTCCTTAACACTATCTTGGGTGTGCGTCAGTATCTAAGCAAAGAGTCAACGAAGACATTGTCGGCTGCTAGAAAGAAGGATAAGATGTATGCAATCAAAGCAAAGCAATTAATATCTGAactcattacatttttttgttattttgtatgGTAGACTGCTCGCATTACACGTCGCCCTGCAGTTGGCTTTCTACTATGGCATATGGAAGCTAGTCATCGTTGCTTTTGGCCTCTCTAACGCCAAGGCGGCATTAATACTACCCGTTGCGTACTTCCTTATGGGACTCATTTAGGCACCAATTAAAcagttacattttttctttaattgaatCTTGCATGGATTCGCTTTGCATTTCTTATTTCTGTGTAATTGCATACACaagtatttatttgaattaataattttatgaatttttcatttcacttaacTTCTAGGTTTGGTTTATAaactgtacttatgtatgtgcatatttaaatgctaattgaataaaatagttatTGTATGAAATGTGCAATGGATTAACAGAAAACAGTCAAATTATTTGCTACAGTTTCCTGTTTTAGGTTCCGCTACTTTGCTGCTGTTTTGATCTTTCTATTTCACTCAGCACTTCCTTGTGTCGTGTTTCGGCGCGCTTTTGTTTGAAAGTCATTTTTCCTTTGCGTTGTAGTGGAATTTTCCTAATTGGTTTGCGTCCATGATCTAACCAATCGCGAATCGCCCTTTCAGCCTCTATATGAGAAGGTATGTGGATTTGACGTATCATGCGTGGTCGTACCATGAACTCTTCGAAGGGATATTGTAGTCCATTGCGGTCAATCAATACGACGTCAGTCAAGTGAATGTTCATGAAGCCATCCGTTCCAGAAGCATCAATCCTACCGGCTACAGAAATTTCATTTCGTAAATCTATTAATACGGAATGGCCATCTAATAGAAATGGTAAACAGTTGAGAGTGTTGGTAACAAGAAAAGTTTCCTTTGCGCTggctttttgcatatttttagttttggaaaacaattaTTTGCTTTAAACCAGATGCCGTGCCAATTTGACAGTTCAATAATTCTGTGTGTTTCTTCACAGTGGCAAATGTTTCAAGTGGAGAGAACCATTCACAATAACTTCTCAAAAACAGATCTCACATTATTGTATTAAGCAATTCTTTGCATGAAACTACAGCAGTAACTGTTACAAACAAACGTAAGTTTcagataaaataaagaatttatagATTTTAGAGCAAATTATCTTTCCTTAGCATTTTAATATCTGCTTTGTCAAACAATTATCCCATCTTATTCCCCGTTTATATTACCGGCGATCTGTCAAATTCATCGTAAACGAAACAGTTATCACAGAGATATTTTATATGCGAGCCTTTAATCGCATAAGATTCCAATTAAAATAATCTACTTATCGAGTAAAGCTCTTCTCCGAACTCTTGTGTTACAAgtagtattaaataaatatgtatatatcgaTTTTATACTAAAGATATTTCGGGGaaacattacaaaaataacTTATGGTTGTGTTTTTGACTAAggtaaaaacttaataaaaaaataataagctcatcgctaactttttatttttcttataatttcctCCGGTGGTGGTATTCACTAGTGATTTCTCGCTTGAGAATTAACGCAGAAAAATGTATCTACCCAAATTCTTGCTAACTAGTAGCAgtaattgtttttgcaatttggttgTTTGGATGTCAACATCAGCTAACTACTTGCCACGAAATTCATGCATTCAAGCAtccaaaaggaaagaaaaaaaagaaagagctattctaGCAACATCATCAAGGCGAATTTAAATAGGTGGTAGCATTTGAgcaacaacaacgtttacaCGTACTTTGTTCTAGTAAAAGtgatacttatttttaaaatcagctGATCACTTCTCAAGGCGAATTacttgtgaaaataaataataaaagcaaaagcacTACAATCATGGTGCTAAGTATCTCATTTTGACATTCTTTATATAATTtcatttctaaatttaaatcatTTGCTGCGTAtatgtttttaagtttagttaTACCGATCAGGCTGGATATCTTTGAAATTCTTTAAGCGCAAACACCACCAAAATCTCTTGGCAAATCCCATACAAATAAACCACACATAAATCAAATCCATTTGAGTGCTTCTTTAGCAGTGTGAttctgttgttgtaacagcataaacattccccatacttacatacggggaatgctgctggactgacagtccttgaccggatataaatccgggtcgtttcggtaacgtagaaccgactgttgtggaAACGTGTGTGattttgttgggtttgcatgcattttaatattaaataatggcAGCACCGTTTGTGTTTACAActttaaaagataaaaaagtaaaaacttccATAAATCGCATATTTACTACATAAACAAGAATGAGAAAACGACGTGTTATATACATAGCTGAGACCACGCATAAACACACATTTAAACAAAACacataattttgaaaacaagaaTCACCGAAGCAAAAATCTCAGCTTTTCTAGTAGGATATCATCCTTAAATTCGCCCACTGTTTGAATTCGCCTTGTGAGTAGTCATTAATGAAAACAGCGAATTATAAATGACAACGTAGTTCACATTGTTCCAACGTTAATTGTGAATGCTCAATTTTTAAGAAGCAGGTAGTAaataaaagttgtaaattaCGCTGGCAAAAATAAGACAAAGAATTAGTCGAAAGAAGTATTATTAAGTTATTGATTACTCCTTTTTCCCAAACGTAAATAA
The sequence above is drawn from the Anastrepha obliqua isolate idAnaObli1 chromosome 4, idAnaObli1_1.0, whole genome shotgun sequence genome and encodes:
- the LOC129244781 gene encoding putative fatty acyl-CoA reductase CG8306; protein product: MADNLASPIKAFYKGKNVFITGATGFVGVTIVEKLLRDIPEIGTVYLLMRPKKGKSVAQRLEDIRKNSVFDKFRESKIDEKRFDKIVPIEGDVGQEHLGISEAERQVLIDNVHVVFHSAATLDFFQSLKETTNINLLGTRRVVELCKQLTKLEALVHVSSAYVNSYITEVEEKLYPSPDDPEKVIHLAETLSDEALKELEPKLLKDHPNTYTFTKHLAEHEVANVASRFPCGIVRPSMITAAWKQPIPGWTISKNGPQGFFMGASRGILRRLPLDPTIIMDYIPVDVVVNAIIATGYYVNALKVKNAGKPAELQIFHLTSSTYKPFRFEFLINKINAFLHEYPLVSAVWYPNLKLVKSLFLFRLGAILFHFIPGFFLDLVTKLSGGRPILIRLHKSVWNSLNTLEKFIFTEWHYDSKHTLALSKQMDPRDREIFFIDIGDLAWDDYFLNTILGVRQYLSKESTKTLSAARKKDKILLALHVALQLAFYYGIWKLVIVAFGLSNAKAALILPVAYFLMGLI
- the LOC129244783 gene encoding U7 snRNA-associated Sm-like protein LSm10, which translates into the protein MQKASAKETFLVTNTLNCLPFLLDGHSVLIDLRNEISVAGRIDASGTDGFMNIHLTDVVLIDRNGLQYPFEEFMVRPRMIRQIHIPSHIEAERAIRDWLDHGRKPIRKIPLQRKGKMTFKQKRAETRHKEVLSEIERSKQQQSSGT